DNA from Mucilaginibacter mallensis:
TAAATGCTCTGAAACTGCCGTAACCCCATCGGATTTATTGATGGAGAACGTTACCACAGGCTTAAATGTTCTATCCTTACCTACCAAAGTAATATCGGTACCATGCAACGTTGTTACTACCGGGATATAGATGCCATAGGTAAGCAGTATCTGCTTGGCCATAAATGCTGCCGAGGCATGCGGAATGGCGTAATGAACATGCAATACATCCAGTTTTTCAAAACGAACCACATCAACCAGGCGACTGGCCAAAGCCAGTTCATAGGGCGGATAATCAAATAAAGGGTAGTTAGATACCGATACCTCGTGGTAAAAAAGATTGGCAGAAAAGAAATCGAGCCGGGCGGGTTGGTTATAGGTTACAAAATGTACCTGGTGACCGCGATCGGCTAGGGCCTTGCCAAGCTCAGTGGCTACAACCCCGCTTCCTCCAAAAGTTGGATAACAAACTATTCCTATTTTCATTAACAAATCAGCTATCTGTAATTCGTATTATTTATACGCAGATGACAAGTACAAGTTTAACAGCAATTTATTGGAATATTGTTAAGCGGATGTAAATTAATTTTGGATTTCGGATGTTCGATTTCGGATTTAGCTAGCAGATTTTTAATTCCGAAATCGAACGTCCGAAATCCAAAATCACAACCCCTTCGCTATCGCATCATACACCGCGTCCTGTATCCTTGGGCGGATGCGCAGGCTCGATAGCTTATCACTAACACGCGGGTTTACCCTGTTCGACAAAAAGATATACACCAGGTTCGATTTTGGATCAACCCAAACACAGGTACCGGTATAGCCGGTATGCCCATAAGTTTGTGGTGATGCCAGTTGCGATGGATAATGCCTGTCGATGATAGGGTCCCAGCGGTCAAAACCTAAGCCACGGCGACTAATATTCGAGTATTTAGCGGTGAACGTATCTACCGTTTCGGGTTTAAAATATTGTACACCGCCATACATGCCTTTGTTCAATACCATTTGGTAAAGTATGGCCAGGTCATTGGCATCGGCGTATAAACCGGCATTGCCCGATACACCGCCACATAATGCCGCGGTTTGATCCTCTACATAACCCAGCAATAAAGTATGGCGAAATACCTGGTCCTCTTCTGTTGGAATAATGTTTTTAGCCGGGAAACGGTACAACGGATGAAAACCTGCAGTTTGCATACCTAATGGCAAATAAAATTGCTGCAGTACATAATCATTTAAAGGCGTTGAGGTAACGGTTTCCGAAATTTCTTTCATCATCACCATGCTCACATCGCTATAAACGTATTGCCCACGCGTTTTTAATGGCGAATGCAGGATATCAGGCATCATCACATCATTAAAATAATTTTTACGCAGGTAGTAATTGTCTACTATTTTGGTTGGATAGGCGGCGGATGAATCAATACTATGATCGCTGGGTTTCAGTTTTTCATAGGTTGGGATATCGGCTACTAAACCTGATTGGTGGGTCATTAACTCATGCAAAAGTATATCGGCTTTGTTAGAGCCCTTAACTATAGGCAAATAAGTGCCGATAGTAGAATCCATATTCAGCTTACCCTGTTCGGTAAGTCGCATTACCTCCATTGTGGTAGCCGTTACTTTGGTAAGGGATGCCAGGTCAAAGATATCGGTCAGCTTATCAGGAGCTAAATTATCATAGGTGTGATAGCCATAAGCTTTGTTAAAGATCACCTTGCCATCCTTGGCTACCAGCACTACGCAGCCGGGTGTTGCATGTGCAGCAATGGCCTCGCGGGCAATATCATCAATGGCTAAAAGATTGGTTGAATTGATACCTGCATCTTCGGGCACAGTGTATTGCAGGCGGATCTTTGATGTGGTGAACCCCATGTTAGCGGCATAATGGGGCGCATAAGTGCTGCTTAGTTTTTGGGTGATAGCAACCCCGCCAAATATAGCCTGTGCGCTAAAATATGCCGATACTGCTGAGATCCTTTCGCTCCAGATGATGGGCGCTGTAACGTCATTCAGCTTAGTAAAAGAACTACCATTGCCAAACAGCGCGATCACCACATTTTTTAATTTTTGATTCTGGGTGATAAAATTGATAATCTGCGCGTTGTTTACATCGTTATTGTTTAGCTGTATGACGATGGTATTATACCATTTTAAATCAGCCGAAAGTGTGTTGATGTTGTTGGGGCCTGCGCCGGTGGTATAATCGTTCCCGTTGAAAACATCAGCCTTGCTATACTTATTGAGCAGGCTATCAAACCCGCTTGCGTATTGATTGGTGAAATGGATACTGGCAATTTTTAAAGTATTGAGATTTTGCAGCGGGATAAGATAGGATGCATTATTGAGTAATACGGTTGAGTTTTGTACCAGGTTCTCTTCAACAACATAGGCTTTACCAAGAGGTGGATTTTGCGCGCAGGCCGAATTAAACAATACAAACAACGATAATACGGGGATAACGCAATTCCACTTATTTTTTCTCATATACTTTTTCACCATTAACATAAGTTTTCAGCACCTTAACCTTTGGCAGGTCGGCGCCGTTCATTTTCATAATATCATTATCCAGTATTACAAAGTCGGCATATTTACCGGGCTCAATGCTTCCTTTTTCCTTTTCTTCAAACTGAGCCTTGGCTGCCCATATGGTCATTCCCTTTAACGCTTCAATGCGGCTTATCGCATTTTCGGGCTGAAAACCAGTTGAGGGAAAGCCTTTCAGGTCTTTACGTTCAACAGCTGCATAAAAGGTATAGATAGGATTAATATTTTCAACCGGGAAATCGGTGCCCAGCGGGAGCCAGCCGTTTTGATCCAACAGTTGTTTATAAGCATAAGCTGTTTTTATACGCTCGGGGCCAAGGCGCTTTATCGCCCAGTACATGTCAGATGTAGCGTGTGTAGGCTGTACCGATGGGATGATATTATAATCGCCAAAGCTCTTCATGTCATCAGGTGATACGATCTGCGCGTGTTCAATCCGCCAGCGCCTGTCGTTTTTGCCTTTTAAAACGGAGGCATAAATTTTTAATATCACCCGGTTAGCCGAGTCGCCAATGGCATGAGTTGATAGCTGAAAACCCTTTTCATACACCTTTTGAGCAATTTCCTGGAAATGCTGCTGACTGCTTAGTAAAAAACCGCGCCAGTTTTTTTGATCGGCATAAGGCTGTAACAAGCATGCGCCTCTTGAGCCCAGGGCTCCATCGGCAAACATTTTAAAGCCACGCACATCAAGGCCCGGTGTTTTAAAAATGCCGTGTTTAAACAGATAGTCGTAATTCTCGGGCCTGTCGGATAGCATTACGAACAGGCGTATCTTTAATTCGCCTTTATGCTGTAAGCCATCAATAGTGCTGATGATGGTATAAGGCTGGCCGCAATCGGCTACAGTGGTTAAGCCATCGGCAAAACAGTTTTTTTGCGCGGCCAGCAATGCGGCTTGTATGCCATCACCATCGGGTGGTGGTATTTTGCGGGTAACTATACCCACGGCGTTATCAACCAGCATGCCGGTAAGTTTACCTTTTACGGTTTCAATTACGCCACCGTTAATAGTTTGGCCGGGTTTTACACCGGCTATATTTAAGGCGGCCTGGTTAGCAATGGCGGCATGGCCATCAACACGCTCCAACAATACCGGCCTCACCGGGAACAGCGAATCCAGTTTACCTTTGGTCGGAAATTGTTTGTTTTTCCAAAGATTTTGGTCCCAGCCATTGCCAACCACCCAGCCATCAGTATTGCGGCGGGCGTAAGCGTTTACGGTATCAATAATTTCCTGCCAGCTATGGGTATTGGTCAAATCGGCTTGCTGCAGGCCTGTGCCATAATCATAAAAATGGGAATGCGCATCAATAAACCCTGGATAAACGGCATGGCCGCCGGCGTCAACAACTTCGCGCGCTAAATATTTTTTATCTAATGAATCGGTATCGCCAACTGCTATTATTTTGCCGGCACTTACAACAAAAGCCTGGGCGGTGGTAAAATTACTGTCGACAGTGTAAACCAACGCATTTTTAACCAGCAGATCAGCATTGTATTCTCTTTGTTTTTGTTTACACGCTACTATAAAAATAAGTAGCAGGGGCCATAATTTCTTCATCCGGTAAGTGTAGTGCAAAGTAAAATAAAACTATTAAACTTAATACAACCCACAAATGATAAAAAAGTTATGCTATCAAATATTTAATTTAGCATCGAATATGAATCCGCTGCTATTGGCGGAGAAGGGAAACTTGATAAATGCCAGATATTATACAGCTTTTACCGGATGCCGTTGCCAACCAGATAGCCGCGGGCGAAGTGGTTCAGCGACCAGCATCAGCCGTAAAAGAACTGATTGAGAACGCGATAGATGCGGGTGCAGATAAAATACAACTGATACTTAAAGACGCCGGGAAGGCGCTGATACAGGTAATTGATAATGGCTGCGGCATGAGCCTTACCGACGCGCGCATGAGCTTTGAGCGCCATGCCACATCAAAAATACGCAAGGCCGATGACCTGTTTGCCATCCGTACCATGGGTTTCAGGGGCGAGGCCATGGCATCAATTGCAGCTATTGCCCAGGTAGAGCTGAAAACCCGCCGCCATGAGGATGAACTGGGTACCTGTATTTTTATTGAAGGATCGGAAGTGATAAGCCAGGAGGCCTGTTCGGCAAATACGGGTACATCCATATCGGTTAAAAACCTGTTTTATAATACGCCTGCCCGCCGCAACTTTTTAAAGAGCAACCCGGTGGAGATGCGCCATATTATTGACGAATTTCAGCGTGTGGCGTTGGCTAACCCGCAAATATTTTTCACCATGCATCATGATGGGCAGGAGGTTTACCATTTGCCGGAGGCGATGCTGAAACAACGTATCGTACACTTGTTCGGCAATAATTACAACCAGCGACTGGTGCCTGTTGAGGAAGATACCACCATTATAAAACTGCACGGCTTTGTAGGCAAGCCCGAGTTTGCCCGTAAAACCCGTGGCGAGCAGTTCTTTTTTGTAAATAACCGTTTTATACGTGACGCATACTTAAACCACGCGGTGCTTACTGCTTTTGATGAGCTGTTGCCTGATGAGGCCTACCCCATGTATGTGCTGTTTATTGATATTGATCCCGCAAAAATTGATATCAACGTTCATCCCACAAAAACAGAAATAAAATACCAGGATGAGAAGGCTATTTATGCCATTATCCGTTCAGCGGTAAAACGCTCGCTTGGCCGGTATAACATTACGCCCAGCCTTGATTTCGACCAGGAGAACAGCATTGAGCATTTGATAACCCCAAAGCCTTTTGAGGAAATAGTAGCGCCAACCATCGCCTTCAACCCGGATTTTAATCCCTTCGCGGCTGAGAAAAAAGCCGACAGGGAAATGCCCTACATGCGGGATAGCCACAGTTATAACAGTTCGCCTATCCCCAAAAACTGGGATACATTATATGAGATAAGCAAAAAAGAGCCGAACTATCAGCATGCCATGCATGAGGAGAAGAACATATCGGTTGATGAGCAGGAAGTAAGCAAATCGAGCGAGCGGCAACTGTTCCAGATCCATAACCGGTTCATTTTATCGCAAATAAAATCGGGCTTTATGCTGATCAGTCAGCAGGCTGCGCATGAGCGGGTATTGTATGAGCGTTTTTTACAGCAATTGCAAAATCATTCAGGCGTGAGCCAGCAAAGTTTGTTTCCGCAGTCGGTTACACTAAACAGCAGTGATTTTGAGTTATTAAGGGAACTTTTGCCTGATGTACGCGCTTTAGGCTTTGATATACGTGAGTTTGGTAAAAATACGGTGGTTGTTGAGGGTATACCGGCAGACCTGAACAATATTGGCGAGCACCAGCTACTTGAACAGCTGCTGGAAGGCTTCAAAAATAACCTGGCGATACTGAAACTGGATAAGCGCGATAACCTGGCCCGCTCGCTGGCGCGCAACGCGGCGATAAAATCGGGCACAAAATTATCGCTCGAAGAGATGAATTTACTGATTGATCAGCTTTTTGCCTGCCAAATGCCTAATGTTGCATTAAATGGAAAGCCTGTAATTAGTACCTTTACATTAAATGAATTATTAGAACGATTTGAAAAGTAGTTTAAGGAGCTGCACATTTTAAATATTAACACGAACAATGCAATTTTCAAACATTCCACCGGTTGTAAA
Protein-coding regions in this window:
- a CDS encoding serine hydrolase domain-containing protein, which produces MRKNKWNCVIPVLSLFVLFNSACAQNPPLGKAYVVEENLVQNSTVLLNNASYLIPLQNLNTLKIASIHFTNQYASGFDSLLNKYSKADVFNGNDYTTGAGPNNINTLSADLKWYNTIVIQLNNNDVNNAQIINFITQNQKLKNVVIALFGNGSSFTKLNDVTAPIIWSERISAVSAYFSAQAIFGGVAITQKLSSTYAPHYAANMGFTTSKIRLQYTVPEDAGINSTNLLAIDDIAREAIAAHATPGCVVLVAKDGKVIFNKAYGYHTYDNLAPDKLTDIFDLASLTKVTATTMEVMRLTEQGKLNMDSTIGTYLPIVKGSNKADILLHELMTHQSGLVADIPTYEKLKPSDHSIDSSAAYPTKIVDNYYLRKNYFNDVMMPDILHSPLKTRGQYVYSDVSMVMMKEISETVTSTPLNDYVLQQFYLPLGMQTAGFHPLYRFPAKNIIPTEEDQVFRHTLLLGYVEDQTAALCGGVSGNAGLYADANDLAILYQMVLNKGMYGGVQYFKPETVDTFTAKYSNISRRGLGFDRWDPIIDRHYPSQLASPQTYGHTGYTGTCVWVDPKSNLVYIFLSNRVNPRVSDKLSSLRIRPRIQDAVYDAIAKGL
- a CDS encoding amidohydrolase codes for the protein MKKLWPLLLIFIVACKQKQREYNADLLVKNALVYTVDSNFTTAQAFVVSAGKIIAVGDTDSLDKKYLAREVVDAGGHAVYPGFIDAHSHFYDYGTGLQQADLTNTHSWQEIIDTVNAYARRNTDGWVVGNGWDQNLWKNKQFPTKGKLDSLFPVRPVLLERVDGHAAIANQAALNIAGVKPGQTINGGVIETVKGKLTGMLVDNAVGIVTRKIPPPDGDGIQAALLAAQKNCFADGLTTVADCGQPYTIISTIDGLQHKGELKIRLFVMLSDRPENYDYLFKHGIFKTPGLDVRGFKMFADGALGSRGACLLQPYADQKNWRGFLLSSQQHFQEIAQKVYEKGFQLSTHAIGDSANRVILKIYASVLKGKNDRRWRIEHAQIVSPDDMKSFGDYNIIPSVQPTHATSDMYWAIKRLGPERIKTAYAYKQLLDQNGWLPLGTDFPVENINPIYTFYAAVERKDLKGFPSTGFQPENAISRIEALKGMTIWAAKAQFEEKEKGSIEPGKYADFVILDNDIMKMNGADLPKVKVLKTYVNGEKVYEKK
- the mutL gene encoding DNA mismatch repair endonuclease MutL, which translates into the protein MPDIIQLLPDAVANQIAAGEVVQRPASAVKELIENAIDAGADKIQLILKDAGKALIQVIDNGCGMSLTDARMSFERHATSKIRKADDLFAIRTMGFRGEAMASIAAIAQVELKTRRHEDELGTCIFIEGSEVISQEACSANTGTSISVKNLFYNTPARRNFLKSNPVEMRHIIDEFQRVALANPQIFFTMHHDGQEVYHLPEAMLKQRIVHLFGNNYNQRLVPVEEDTTIIKLHGFVGKPEFARKTRGEQFFFVNNRFIRDAYLNHAVLTAFDELLPDEAYPMYVLFIDIDPAKIDINVHPTKTEIKYQDEKAIYAIIRSAVKRSLGRYNITPSLDFDQENSIEHLITPKPFEEIVAPTIAFNPDFNPFAAEKKADREMPYMRDSHSYNSSPIPKNWDTLYEISKKEPNYQHAMHEEKNISVDEQEVSKSSERQLFQIHNRFILSQIKSGFMLISQQAAHERVLYERFLQQLQNHSGVSQQSLFPQSVTLNSSDFELLRELLPDVRALGFDIREFGKNTVVVEGIPADLNNIGEHQLLEQLLEGFKNNLAILKLDKRDNLARSLARNAAIKSGTKLSLEEMNLLIDQLFACQMPNVALNGKPVISTFTLNELLERFEK